Below is a genomic region from Pseudomonas svalbardensis.
GTCATTCACCTTGCTCACGCCCACGGAAGAGCCCTGGTTCGCCGGTTTGACGAACAGCGGCAGGCCGAGTTTGCCTTGCACCTCGGAGAACCCGGTGCGTGTTGCGGTGGCGCGGGTCAGGGTGACAAACGGCGTGACCGCCAACCCGGCGTCACGCAGCAGACGCTTGCTGATGTCCTTGTCCATGCAGACGGCCGAACCGAGCACATCGGAGCCGACAAACGGCAGATCGGCCATGCGCAGCAAGCCTTGCAGGCAACCGTCTTCGCCCAGAGTGCCGTGGACGATCGGAAAGATCACATCGATGTGGCCTAGCAGTTCCTGACTGGAGGTTTCCACCAATTGCTGACTGGCCTTTCCCGGCACGACGGCCAGTTCACGGTTGGACTGGTTGAGGGCAATCAGCGCCGGGTTTTCCTGGTTGAGCAGGAAGTTCGAAGGGTCGTTCAGATGCCAGTGACCTTGCTTGTCAATGCCGATCAGCACCGGTTCAAAACGCGAACGATCCAGCGCATCGACGATGTTTTTCGCCGATTGCAGCGACACTTCGTGTTCAGCCGAACGGCCGCCAAAAATAATGCCTACCCGCAGTTTGCTCATTCAGAACTCCTCAACGATTGGCCACCAGATGCGTGCCGAACAGTAGGTAGCAACTGCCGGCGAAGCGATCCAGCCATTTACGCGAACGATCATAAGCACCTGCGACCCGACGGCTGGCGAACAGCAGCGCCACGCTGCCATACCAACTGAATGACAAGGTCGCCATGGTCAGCACGGCCAGCGCCAGCAACATCGGTGGCGGTGAAGCTGGCATGGCAGTGGCGAAAATCGTTGCGACAAATAACGCTGCCTTGGGATTGGTCATGTTGCCCACAAAGCCCCGGCCATAAGCCGATAGCAGCGTGCGGCCGGCTCCATTCAGCGAGCCGCTATCGCCCGGCACACTCGGTGGTTTGCGCTTGAACTGCTTCAATCCCAGATAGATCAGGTAACAACCGCCGGCGATCTTGAAGCTCAGATAGAGCGTCGGCGCAGCGCTGAACAGCGACTTGATGCCCAGGCCACCCGCCAACCCCCACAGCACCGTGCCCGTGGCCACGCCGAGTGCGGCGACAACCCCGTGGCGCCGGGAGCAACTGGCAGCCAATTGTGCGGTGTTGAAGAAGTTCGGCCCCGGCGTCACCACCGCAACCGTCCACAACAGCGCCAACGACAACAACGGAGCGGCGTAGCTCAGGTGGGATATTTCCATGATGTGGGGCGCCTTCGTGGCTTAGAAAATATGCAACACCTTGCAACATTAGTCCGGGATTTTCTACCAGCCGGGTGATTCGAACGGCAGCAGACAGGCGGTTGGTCAGTGGGGTAACGTGATCAGCATCGAGTTCAAGGCAAAAACACCATGGCCAAGCACACGCCTCCCATCGACTGGTTCCACCGCGCGCCCGACGTCGGCGGGCTTCAGCGTTTCGAGGCTTTTTTTGCAGGCCACGGCTACGACCTTCACCGCCACGACACCTACGCCATCGGCCACACACTGGCCGGTGTGCAGAGTTTTCAGTACCGCGGTGGCTGGCGCCACAGTCTGCCGGGCGGGACCATGGTGCTGCACCCGGACGAAGTTCACGATGGCGAGGCCGGCACCGAGACTGGGTTCCAGTACCGAATGATGTACATCGAACCGGCACTGATCCAGCAGATGCTCGGTGGGCAGCCGTTGCCATTTATCAAGACCGGCCTGTCGAACGACCCTCGTTTGTTCGCCGCCACCGCCGTGATGCTGCGAAGCCTCGATTGCCCCCTCGAGCCTCTGGAAGAGCAGGATGCGCTGTTCGACCTGGCCCAAGCCTTGAACAGCGTTTCCGGAGTGCCTGCCACCCGCCAGCGCTTCGACTACGTGGCCGCCGAACGCGCGCGGGAATTCATCCACAGCGCCCTGGATCGCACCGTGACGCTGGAAGAACTGGCGCAACACAGCGGTCGTGATCGCTGGAGTCTGTCGCGGGATTTTCGCCTGTTGTTCGGCACCAGCCCTTATCGATACCTGACCATGCGCCGCCTCGACCTGGTCCGCTCGCTGCTGATCCAGGGCCAGCCATTGGTCAGTGCCGCGCTGATCGCCGGCTTCACCGATCAGAGCCACATGACCCGGCAGTTCAGCAAAACCTACGGCCTGTCGCCGGCCCGCTGGATGAAAATGCATCGCCGCTGAGCCACGCACAATCGTTCAAGAAGCACACCGATGCGCGGGCTATCGTGGATTTACGATCAACCACGAGAGCTGCTTCATGAAAGCTTACGAAAGCCTGAACTTCGCTGAAAAAATCGCCAGGATCGACCCGTACTGGACGCCCAGGGTCATCGCCGAAATGAACAACTACCAGTTCAAGGTAGTGAAACTGCTGGGGGACTTCATCTGGCACGATCACCTTGATACCGACGAAACCTTCATCGTGCTCGAAGGGCAATTGCGCATCGACTTTCGCGATGGCCACGTGCTGGTGAACGCTGGCGAAATGTATGTGGTGTCAAAAGGTGTCGAACACAAACCGTTCGCCGAGCAGGAGGTGAAACTCCTGCTGATCGAGCCCAAGGGTGTGCTGAACACGGGTAACGAAGGTGGCGAGCGTACGGCGCAGAATGACGTCTGGGTGTGAAGGCTGGCTGCTTATGGCTGCAAGGTTTTGCCGTCCACTGGATCGCCGATTTTCAGGAAATGCCCGCCCGCCACATGATGCAAGGTGCGCAGCGCGTCTTGCCCTTCGAAATGCCAGCGACCGTCACTGAACACCCGCTCGTCTGCCTGAGCGGCAATCACTTCGGCCAGGAACAGATCGTACTGCTGGTGATTGCCGGGCTCCGGCAGCAGTCGGCATTCCAGCCAGGCGACGCAGCCTTCGAGCATCGGCGCATCGATCAATTCAGCGCTGAAGGTCGGCAAGCCATAGACCTGGAACTTGTCCCGGCCCTGGTCCCGAGTCAATTCCAGGCCGGACGTCGAACCCACGGTCTGGACGATATCGGCCTGGGCGGCGCAGGGAACATTCAGCACAAACGTGCCCGAAGCCTCCAGCAATTGCCGTGTCCAGGTGGACTTGTCCAGCACCACGGCAATTTTCGGCGGCTCGAAATCCAGCGGCATGGCCCAGGCCGCCGCCATGATGTTGCGCTGGCCGTCATGGGCCGCGCTGACCAACACGGTCGGGCCGTGATTGAGCAGACGATACGCCTTGGCCAAGGGAACCGGACGGCGGTGAGAAACGCTCATGATGGCTGCTCCTGGGGAAAACGCCGATTGTAGCGATTTACGCTGCGATGGCAGGCATCAAGTCGCTAACTGATTGGCAAACTGCCCGACCGCGTTCACTACTTTCTGTGCACCGTCCTGAATCTCGACAATCACCGTCCCCGCCTCTGCCGCCAGCGCCAGCCCCTGTTCAGCCTGGAGTTTGCCCTCGGTCATCAGCGCCACGGCGTTGCGCGCCATGTCCTGGTTCTGACGCACCACGCCGACAATCTCATCGGTTGCCTGGCTGGTGCGCGAAGCCAATTGCCGGACCTCATCCGCCACCACCGCGAAACCACGCCCCTGTTCCCCGGCCCGAGCCGCCTCGATGGCCGCGTTGAGCGCCAGCAGGTTGGTCTGTTCGGCAATCCCGCTGATGGTTTTGACGATGGTGCCGATCACCAGCGACTGCTCGTTCAACGCTTCGATGCCTTCGCCAGCGGCCTGCATGTGCCTGGCAAGGTCACGCATAACGTTCACCGCCTGAGTCACCACCGCGTTACCGCGCTGCGCGCTGCTGTCGGTTTGCTGCGAGGTGCTGTAGGCAATGTTCGCCGCTTCGGCGACGGCTTGCTCCTGATTGACTTGATCGGTAATCACCGTGGCGAACTTCACCACTTTGTAGAGCTTATTGTTGGCATCGACCACCGGGTTGTAGGAAGCCT
It encodes:
- the ddlA gene encoding D-alanine--D-alanine ligase, coding for MSKLRVGIIFGGRSAEHEVSLQSAKNIVDALDRSRFEPVLIGIDKQGHWHLNDPSNFLLNQENPALIALNQSNRELAVVPGKASQQLVETSSQELLGHIDVIFPIVHGTLGEDGCLQGLLRMADLPFVGSDVLGSAVCMDKDISKRLLRDAGLAVTPFVTLTRATATRTGFSEVQGKLGLPLFVKPANQGSSVGVSKVNDEAEYAAAIELALGFDEKVLVESAVSGREIECAVLGNEDAIASGCGEIVVRSGFYSYDSKYIDAQAAEVVVPANISIEATERIRALAVEAFQVLGCSGLARVDVFLTETGEVLINEINSLPGFTRISMYPKLWQATGMTYSELVSRLIELALEKHQARQALKISR
- a CDS encoding LysE family translocator → MEISHLSYAAPLLSLALLWTVAVVTPGPNFFNTAQLAASCSRRHGVVAALGVATGTVLWGLAGGLGIKSLFSAAPTLYLSFKIAGGCYLIYLGLKQFKRKPPSVPGDSGSLNGAGRTLLSAYGRGFVGNMTNPKAALFVATIFATAMPASPPPMLLALAVLTMATLSFSWYGSVALLFASRRVAGAYDRSRKWLDRFAGSCYLLFGTHLVANR
- a CDS encoding AraC family transcriptional regulator, whose protein sequence is MAKHTPPIDWFHRAPDVGGLQRFEAFFAGHGYDLHRHDTYAIGHTLAGVQSFQYRGGWRHSLPGGTMVLHPDEVHDGEAGTETGFQYRMMYIEPALIQQMLGGQPLPFIKTGLSNDPRLFAATAVMLRSLDCPLEPLEEQDALFDLAQALNSVSGVPATRQRFDYVAAERAREFIHSALDRTVTLEELAQHSGRDRWSLSRDFRLLFGTSPYRYLTMRRLDLVRSLLIQGQPLVSAALIAGFTDQSHMTRQFSKTYGLSPARWMKMHRR
- a CDS encoding cupin domain-containing protein gives rise to the protein MKAYESLNFAEKIARIDPYWTPRVIAEMNNYQFKVVKLLGDFIWHDHLDTDETFIVLEGQLRIDFRDGHVLVNAGEMYVVSKGVEHKPFAEQEVKLLLIEPKGVLNTGNEGGERTAQNDVWV
- a CDS encoding flavin reductase family protein, whose protein sequence is MSVSHRRPVPLAKAYRLLNHGPTVLVSAAHDGQRNIMAAAWAMPLDFEPPKIAVVLDKSTWTRQLLEASGTFVLNVPCAAQADIVQTVGSTSGLELTRDQGRDKFQVYGLPTFSAELIDAPMLEGCVAWLECRLLPEPGNHQQYDLFLAEVIAAQADERVFSDGRWHFEGQDALRTLHHVAGGHFLKIGDPVDGKTLQP
- a CDS encoding methyl-accepting chemotaxis protein; translation: MVDANNKLYKVVKFATVITDQVNQEQAVAEAANIAYSTSQQTDSSAQRGNAVVTQAVNVMRDLARHMQAAGEGIEALNEQSLVIGTIVKTISGIAEQTNLLALNAAIEAARAGEQGRGFAVVADEVRQLASRTSQATDEIVGVVRQNQDMARNAVALMTEGKLQAEQGLALAAEAGTVIVEIQDGAQKVVNAVGQFANQLAT